GCTTAACCGCCGAAACCGTATAGTGTACGACCCTGTCTCTTCAGAGCATACACGACGTCCAGTGATGTAACCGTCTTCCTCTTGGCGTGTTCGGTGTATGTGACGGCGTCCCTGATGACGCCTTCCAGGAAGGTCTTAAGGACGGTGCGCGTCTCTTCGTATATCATGGCAGAGATACGCTtgacaccaccacggcggGCAAGACGTCGGATGGCGGGCTTGGTAATGCCTTGGATGTTGTCACGAAGAATCTTGCGGTGACGCTTGGCACCACCCTTGCcgaggcctttgccgcccttgccgcctgTTATACTTGATTAGTTGACTGCCTGCCTGTTCCAGTTGAGTAGAATTTACATACGTCCAGTCATTATTGCTGTTGTAAAGGGGTGTAGTGATTGAGCGGGGGGGTTGTATAGTATGGTGGAAGTGGATTCGGCGTTCTGAGTTGTAGATAGGAATTGTCAAGGTGGAAAGAGGATGAAGGTGGCAGCAGGCGAGCTTAAGTACAGGTGGGCCAATCCTCAGATCAGTTGGGACTGATGTGGGAAGACGCGACTCTCTGGCATTGTGGAACTGGGACAAGAGTGCGGACAGGGGTAAGGACATGTGCTCGAGCAAAATAATGCCCAAATAAAATACTACGTACAATAATAAGCCACAGCCATCAACGAATCAAAATGTTAGAAAAATGTGTAGCGCCTAGTGTCCACTGTGGGTCTGTCGCGTACTC
The DNA window shown above is from Metarhizium brunneum chromosome 1, complete sequence and carries:
- the hhfA_0 gene encoding Histone H4.1 — translated: MTGRGKGGKGLGKGGAKRHRKILRDNIQGITKPAIRRLARRGGVKRISAMIYEETRTVLKTFLEGVIRDAVTYTEHAKRKTVTSLDVVYALKRQGRTLYGFGG